TCTTCGCGGAAGCGGCCCCGCCGCCCCCCTCCGAGAGTTTCCTGGCCCGCCTGCAGGGACTACCCGCGGGCAGCGGCCCGGACGGTGACGAACTGCCGCCGGGCGGGGGAGGGCTGCCCGGCGGACTGACCGGGCGGTTCGGATCGTCCGGCGCCTTCGGGATGAAGCGCGGCGACCGGTTCGAGTTCGGGTACGCCTCGTCCCGGCCGCACCTGCCCGTGCTGCCGTCCTCCGCGGGGGGCGGGCGCCTCCCGGGGGGCGACCGCGGCCTCCCCTCCGACCCCCGCGGCCTGCCGTCGGGAAGCCGGGGCTTCCGTATCCACGACGTCGGCCGGCACGAGACGGACCGATCCTCGTCGCGCCTGCGGTTCGCCTTCGTGGCCGCCGGGGCCGTGTCCCTGGCCGCGATCGCCCTCGGCGGCGTCACCACCGGCAGCCCGACCGACGCGGAAGCCCGCGGCGGCTCCGGCACGGGGAGCAACGTGACCCCGATGCGCCCGCAGGGCGGGGGCGCCGCGACGGCGCCCGAATCCCAGCGGCGCCGGGCCGTGGGGCCGCTGCTCGGGCAGGTGCACGGCCAGAGCGCGCTCGGCGACACCCCGGCCGCGCCGACCGAGGTGTCCGCACCCCTGCTGCCCGGAGTGCCGCAGCCCGCAGTCCGGCACCAGGTGGTACACGCGCTGACCGCCCCGGTGATGGCCGGCGCGGCCGTCATGTCCCCGCTGATACGCCCGCTCGAGGCCGCCCCGCCGGCCCCCTTGCACTCCTGGGCGGCGGTCCCCGAGATCACGGCGCCCCTGCTCGCCGTGCCCCTCCCGGACACCACCGCGTCCCCCTCTCCGCCCTCCTCCTCACACACGGCCCGCTGACCGGCCTCTGCGCACCGGCCCGCGAACCTGATTGAATCCCGGGGGTGGCGCCCCCGGCCGAGGTGTGGCCGGGCGCCGATTCGACGAACTGCGGCCACCGCCGACGAGCCGTGCCGCGGCTGTGCTGTGGGGAGAGCATGAACGAGGGGAAGCCCACGAAAGCGAAGTGGTGGAGCCGTCCGCGCCCGCAGGGCCCGTCGGCGGAGCCGGAGGGCACGGACGGGCCCGTGGCGGCGGACCCGGGCGCGGCTGAGACCCGCGAGCAGGCGGCGGCCCCGGCGGCCGCCGCCGACACCGACGGCGACTTCGAGCTGCCGCGCCCCGCCGCGCCGCAGCAGGACGACACCGGCGACTACGAGCTGAGGAGCCCCGAGGCGCCAGCGACCGGGGAGACACCGGCCGGGGCCTCCGCTGCTGCGAGCGTGGTCGAGTCCGGCGTCGAGGCGGGTCCTGCCGCTGCGAGCGTCGGGGAGTCGGGCACCGAGGTGGCTCCCGCTGCCATGAGCGTCGTGGAGGCCGGCGTCGAGGCTGGTTCCGCTGCTGCGAGCGCCGTCGAGTCGGGTACCGAGGCGGGCTCCGCCGCCGCCGAGGTCGGAGACGGCGTTCCCGCCCCCGCTCCCGCCGCGGCCGCCGTGCCGGTCGACGTCGGGGTCAAGCCTCTGCACGATCCCGACCCGTACAGCACCCCGCCCTATGGCGAGCCCGGCCCCTGGGCGCCCGCGCCGCCGGTTCAGCACCCGGCGGCTACACCGACGCACGGCGTGGCGATGCCGGGGCAGGCGAGTGTGCCGGGCCCGCCCGTGGCGCCGGTGGTGCCGGCGCAGTCCTCCCACGTCCCCGCCGCGCTGGAGCAGGCGCAGGCGCAGGCACCGGCGCAGGTGCCCGTCGCCCCGGTCCACGCCGACGTCCCGCCCCAGGGACCCGCCCCCGACCCCTGGCAGCGCTACGACCCCTGGGCCGCTCCCGCGCCGCCCGGGGGCCTCGCCCCGCTCCAGCAGAACGGCGCCGCCGTCCCCAGCACGGAACAGCGGCGCAAGCGGGGCAGGAAGGCCCTGGTCGGCGGGGCCGTGCTGCTCGCGCTCGTGTCCGGGGGCATCGGCGGCGCCCTGGGGACGTACCTGGAGCGGAACGGCGGCGTCGGGACCGTCGAGCTGCCGCAGGCCGGGAAGGAGTCCACCGGGCGCGACGCGGGCAGCGTGGCCGGGATCGCCGGGCGGGCCCTGCCCAGCGTGGTCACCCTGCATGTGAGCGGCGCCGGCGAACAGGGCACGGGCACCGGCTTCGTGCTCGACACCCGCGGCCACATCCTCACCAACAACCACGTCGTGCAGCCCGCCGGATCCGGCGGCGAGATCACCGTGACCTTCAACGGCGGGGAGACCGCCCAGGCCGAGCTCGTCGGCCGGGACAGCGGCTACGACCTCGCCGTCGTGAGGGTGAAGGGCGTCCGAGGACTCACCCCCCTGCCCCTGGGCAACTCCGACAACGTGCAGGTCGGCGACCCGGTCGTGGCCATCGGCGCGCCCTTCGACCTGGCCGGCACCGTCACCTCCGGCATCATCAGCGCCAAGGAGCGGCCCATCACGGCAGGCGGCGAGAAGGGCGACGGCAGCGACGTGTCGTACGTCGACGCGCTGCAGACCGACGCGCCCATCAACCCCGGCAACTCCGGCGGCCCGCTGCTCGACGCCAAGGGCCGGGTCATCGGCATCAACTCGGCCATCCGCTCGGCGGGCAGCGGCTCCGACCTGGAGAGCGGACAGTCCGGCTCGATAGGCCTCGGCTTCGCCATCCCCATCAACCAGGGCAAGCGCGTCGCCGAGGAGCTGATCAACACCGGGAAGGCCACCCACCCGGTGATCGGCATCACCCTGGACATGGACTACGGCGGCGACGGCGCCCGTGTCGCCGCCCAGGGCAGCGAGGGCGGGCCCCCGGTCACCGCGGGCGGCCCGGGTGCCCAGGCCGGCATCAAGGCCGGTGACGTCATCACCGAGGTCGACGGCCAGCGAGTCCACTCCGGCGAGGAGCTGATCGTCAAGACCCGGGCGCACCGCCCCGGCGACCGGCTGAGGCTGACCCTGGAGCGGGGCGGCGAGGAGCGGACCGTGTCGCTCGTCCTCGGGTCCTCCGGAGGGGACTGAGCCGTGACGACCAGGGCTTACAGGGGCGAACAAGGCAAACAATCGGGAAAGCGCTGCCACTGGCCGCACCCGGAGGTCTCGGGACGGTACCGGTCGGACAGGATCGCCGGGTACCGTGGAGCCGGCCCGGACCACGGCAACACCCGCACCGACCACGAGGGCCGAGGACCGAGGACATCGCAAGGAGCTTCAGGTGTTCAATGACATAGGACCACTCGAGCTGGTGACGCTCATCGTCCTTGCCGTGCTCGTCTTCGGTCCGGACAAGCTCCCCAAGGTCATCCAGGACGTGACGCGCACGATCCGGAAGATCCGTGAGTTCTCGGAGAGCGCCAAGCAGGACATCCGGGAGGAACTCGGCCCGGAGTTCAAGGACTTCGAGTTCGAGGACCTCAACCCCAAGACGTTCATCCGCAAGCAGCTGGACAACGACGACCTGGGGCTCAAGGAGATCCGCAACGGCTTCGACCTCAAGAAGGAGATGGCCGAGGTCACCGACGCCGTCCACGGCCGCGACTCGGACACCTCGTCCTCGTCCTCCTCGTCGTCCGGCTCCTCCGGCGGCCGGATCGACATGACCAAGAAGCCCGAGACGCCCGACCGGGACGACCGGCCGCCCTTCGACGCGGACGCCACCTGAGCGACCCGCCCCGGGGTGTGCGCCCCGGCGCGCGTGACGCGTTTCATACTCCGGTCGGGCTGTGTACGGCCTGAACGAGGCGCCCGTGCGGCCCACGCGCCGGGCGGTTTCCCTGCTGCTCGCAGCGGTGTGGCTATGCTGCCGAGTTGTTGTGCGGACCGGTCGAGTACGCCCGATGGGGGGCGGGCCGCTCGGTCCGACTAGAGCGAGGAGGGCTCGGGCACATGGAGACGACGAGTGGGGCAGTCGCGCAGGCGCCGGCCACGGAGGGCGGACAACAGGTCCCCTCCGCCCGGCGTACGGTCGACGGCTACCTGCGCGCGCCCTTCCCGTGGTACGGCCTCGACGAGGCCTTCACGGGGCCGCGCTGGCTGATGCAGGTCGGTGTGACGGCCGACGGGGCCGTGGAACACGGGTCGATCGGGCACGGTGACGAGCCCACGGTGCGCAACGAGCATGCCGCCGGGGGCGACCAGGAGTCCAAGGAGAAGTTCGCGGTCGTCGTGACCGTGGCGGCGAACCCCTCACGGCGCAGTGCCGACGGCACGGGGCTGCTGGAGGCCACGTCGGTGTCGTCCGCGGCGTGGCTCGCGGGTGTGGGGCTGCTGTCCTTCACCTGGCCGGGGCAGATGGACCACTCGCTGCGGGACGACTGGCTGGAGCAGCAGACCGAGACGGCGTGGGTGCTGGCCGACGACCTCGACGGGCCCGACTGGTCGACGCTGTCGCTTCCCGTGGACGGGGTGCCGACGGCGTTCCACTACCGGGAGTCGGAGTTCGGGTGGGTGCTCGCCGGGTCGACCGCGGCCGGGGTTCATGTCGGGGCGTACGGCAGGGGCATGAGTGCGTATGGACTCGGCTTCTCCGTGGTGAAGGACATCGCCGCGTACGCGTGAGTTTATTGGGGCGCCGGGTTTTCGGCGCCCCTTCCCCGGGGGATCCTGCCGTCGGGCGGCTGCGGGCCGTCTGTGGTTGCCCGCGCAGTTCCCCGCGCCCCTGAGGGACGCTGCCCCAAGGGATCTAGAACTTGTTCCGCGGAGTGATCCCCAGCGACAGGCCCGACAGGCCCCGCTGCCGGCCGCCCAGCTTGCCCGCGATCGCGCGGAGGGACGAGCCCGCCGGGGAGTCCGGGTCGGTCAGGACGACCGGCTTGCCCTCGTCGCCGCCCTCGCGGAGGCGGACGTCGATCGGGATGCTGCCGAGGACCGGGACGTTCGCGCCGGTCGTGCGGGTCAGGCCCTCGGCGACGAGCTGGCCGCCGCCCGTGCCGAAGACGTCGACCATCTCGCCGCAGTGCGGGCAGGGCAGGCCGGACATGTTCTCCACCACGCCGACGATCTTCTGGTGCGTCTGCACGGCGATGGAGCCGGCCCGCTCGGCGACCTCGGCCGCCGCCTGCTGCGGCGTCGTGACGACCAGGATCTCGGCGTTCGGGACCAGCTGGGCGACGGAGATCGCGATGTCGCCGGTGCCGGGCGGCAGGTCCAGGAGGAGGACGTCCAGGTCGCCCCAGTACACGTCCGCCAGGAACTGCTGGAGGGCGCGGTGGAGCATCGGGCCGCGCCAGACGACCGGGGTGTTGCCCGGCGTGAACATGCCGATGGAGATGACCTTCACGCCGTTCGCCGACGGCGGCATGATCATGTTCTCGACCTGGGTCGGGAGGCCGTCGGCGCCGAGCATGCGCGGCACGCTGTGGCCGTAGATGTCGGCGTCGACGACACCGACCTTGAGGCCGTCGGCGGCCATCGCCGCCGCCAGGTTGACCGTCACGGAGGACTTGCCGACGCCGCCCTTGCCGGAGGCGACCGCGTAGACGCGGGTCAGGTTGCCCGGCTTCGCGAAGGGCACCTCGCGCTCGGTCTGGCCGCCGCGCAGGGCGGTCGCCAGCTCGCGGCGCTGCTCGTCGCTCATCACGTCGAGCGTGACGTCGACGCGGGTGACGCCCTCGACGCCGGAGACCGCCTCCGTGACGCGCTGCGTGATCGTGTCCCGCATCGGGCAGCCCGAGACCGTGAGGTACACGGTGACGGCGACCGCCCCGTCCGCGCCGATCTCCACGGATTTGACCATCCCGAGTTCGGTGATGGGCTTGTGGATCTCGGGGTCGTTCACCGTCGCCAGTGCCTCGCGCACCGCGTCTTCCGTAGCCATAAGGACGATGGTACGGCGCCGTACCGGGGCGTAGGAAAGCCCGTCACCGGTCGTCTGCGTCACGTCCCCGTGACCGTTCCGCCGGGAATACGACGGTGTCGTGACGGTGGCCGTTCTGCCGTTCCTCCAGTTCCTTGACCATGTCCTGGAGCTCCGAGCGGATCCAGTCGCGGGTGGCGACCTCGCCCAGGCCGATGCGCAGGGCGGCGACCTCGCGGGTCAGGTACTCGGTGTCCGCGATCGACCGCTCGTTCTGCTTGCGGTCCTGCTCCAGGTTGACCCGGTCGCGGTCGTCCTGCCGGTTCTGCGCGAGCAGGATCAGCGGGGCGGCGTAGGAGGCCTGGAGCGACAGCATCAGGGTCAGGAAGATGAACGGGTACTCGTCGAACCGCAGGTCGCGCGGGGCGAGGGTGTTCCACGCCACCCACAGGACGATGGCGGCCGTCATCCAGACCAGGAACCGCCCGGTGCCGAGGAAGCGCGCGATGCGCTCCGACAGCCGGCCGAAGGCCTCCGGGTCGTACTCGGGCAGGATCCGGCGCCTCGGCACACCCGGCTGGTCGAGGCGGGCGGTGCGCGGCCGGGAAGCCGCCGTGGCACCCGCCGGCGTGCGTTCGCGCAGGCTCTCACGCTCAGGAACCATCGGTCGCCACCTCCTCCTCGTCCAGGTGGAACTCCGTCTCCCGCCAGTCCTGCGGGAGCATGTGGTCGAGCACGTCGTCCACGGTCACCGCGCCCAGCAGCGACCCGGCCTCGTCCACCACCGGCGCCGCGACCATGTCGTACGTGGCGAAGAACCCGGCGATGGCGGGCAGGTCCGCCTCCGGGTCGAGCGGCTGCAGATCGCTGTCCACGATCGAGCTGACCAGGGCGGGTGGTGGCTCCCGCAGCAGGCGCTGGAAGTGGACCGTGCCCAGGTACTTGCCGGTCGGCGTCTCGTCCGGTGGCCGGCAGACGTACACCTGGGCGGCCAGGGCGGGGGAGAGGTCCGGGTTGCGGATCCGGGCGAGGGCGTCGGCGACGGTGGAGTCCGGGCGCAGCACGATCGGCTCGGTGGTCATCAGACCGCCCGCCGTGCGGTCCTCGTACGACATCAGGCGCCGCATGTCGGCCGCGTCGCCCGGCTGCATCAGGCTCAGCAGCCGCTCCTGCTCGTCCGTCGGCAGCTCGCCCAGCAGGTCGGCCGCGTCGTCCGGGTCCATGGCCTCCAGGACGTCGGCGGCGCGCTCCTCCTTCAGCTTGCCGAGGATCTCGATCTGGTCGTCCTCCGGCAGCTCCTCCAGGACGTCGGCCAGCCGGTCGTCGTCGAGGGCGGCGGCGACCTCGGCCCGGCGCTTGGGGGAGAGGTGGTGCAGGACGTTGGCCAGGTCGGCGGGGCGCAGCTGCTCGAACGTGGCGAGCAGGTTCTCGGCGCCCTGCCCCTGCTCCTCCAGGGAGAAGCCGGTGACGGCGGTCCACTCGACGGTCAGCGCCTCGCCCTTGGCGCGCCGGAAGGCACTGCCCTTGCGGCCCTTGCGGACGAAGACCCGGTCGATCTCCCACTCCCGGCGGGCCGGCAGCTGATGCACCGACAGGTCGAGGACGGTGACCTCCTCGCCGGTCTCGGTCAGTGTGACGCGCCGGTCCAGCAGTTCCCCGAAGACCAGCCGCTCGGTGGGCCGCTGCTCGAAGCGCCGGACGTTGAGCACGCCGGTGGTGATGACCTGGCCGGACTGGATGGCGGTGACCCGGGTCATGGGCAGGAAGATGCGGCGGCGGGTGGCGAGTTCGACGACGAGGCCGAGCAGCCGCGGCGGCTTCTGGCCGACCCGCAGCATGACGACCAGATCGCGCACCCGTCCCACCTGGTCGCCGGCGGGGTCGAAGACGGCGACACCGGAGAGGTGCGAGACGAAGATCCGGGGGGCGCCCGCTGCCATGGCCGCGGCTCCTTTTCGTGCGGGGTCGTTCCTGGTGCCTGTGTTTTCCGAATTGCCCGCTCGGGTGGGCTTCAGGCTAGCCCGTCCCGATCGGGGGCGCGTCGGCGGGCGGTCCGGACGGACCGGCTCCGATCGGCCCCCACGGCCCCGGTACCCTGCCGTACGCCGTTCAGGTCTCCCGTCAGAGAGGCAGCCCCACCTGTGACTCCGATTCGCCAGAGCCGCAGCCGCAGCCGCAGCGCCGCGCTCGCGAGCGCGATGTGCGCACTGCTCGTGACGGGAACGGTGCTCACGGGCTGCGCGGAGGATCCGAACGAGGGCACCAACGGCGTCGGCCGGCTGCCCGCCCAGAAGATCCAGGGCAAGACCCGCGCGGCCGCCGAGTCCGCCGGGGCGGTCCGCGTGCACGGCAGCGTCGTCAGCGGCGGGCGGACGTACGCGCTCGACATGCGGCTGAAGGACGACGGCGGCACGGGCTCGGTGACCACGCAGGGCGCGACCTTCGAGCTGCTGCGCGTCGGCGAGCAGCTCTTCGTCAAGGCCGACGCGGAGTTCTGGAGTCACGGCAGCGGCCAGGGCGAGGGCGGCAAGGGGGACGCGGCGGCGGCCTCCAAGCTCGGCGGCAAGTTCGTGAAGGTGCCGCAGGGCGACCCTTCGTACAAGAAGTTCAGCGGTTTCACGGACAAGGCGGTCCTCCTCGACGGTCTGCTGACCCTGCACGGCACGCTCGCGACGGACGGCCACGACGAGCAGGCGGGCGTCCGCACCATCCGCGTCACCGGCGACAAGGGCTCCGGCGGCACCCTGGAGGTCTCCCTCGAGGGCAAGCCGTATCCGCTGCGCCTGGAACGGGCCGGAGGGGCGGGCACCCTCACGTTCTCCGACTGGGGGCAGGACTTCGCCCTCCGGGAACCGGAGCGGAACGAGACGGTGGACTACGGCAAGCAGCTGCCGACGTCCTGAAACGTCACTGCCTGCGTTTGCGCTTCTTCAGCAGCAACCGGGGCAGGCCCGCCGGGATCGGCCGGCGGGTGACCGCCGGGGACGGCAGCGGGGGCTCGGACAGCGAGTCGTCGGGGAGCGGCGCCGTCGCCCCGGTCGGCTCCAGCCGCAGCACCCGGCACTCGCGGGCCCAGCGGTCGGTCATGGCCTCGCCGTCGGGCGCGTTCAGCCGCTTGCCCTTCAGCTCGGCGACCGCCGCGTCCCACGCCTCGGTGCCCGGGGCGAGCTGCGTGACCCGCGCCGTCCAGGAGACCAGCCGGCCCCCCTTGTCCTTGCTGCGGACCGTCACCCGGGCCTCGGCCCCGTCGGCCAGCCCCGGCAGCGGCTGCTCGCCGGGGCCGTCGCCGACCAGGCACGCCGCGCCCTCGTGCCACACGTGCCACAGGGCACGCGCCGGGGCGTCGGGGCCCTGGACCCAGACGAGGCCGGACTTCTTCGTGGCCTCCTCGACGAGGGCCTGGTCGAGCAGCTCGCTTGTCATGGTCGCCAGCCTATCCACGCCGCTCACAGCCAGCCGTTCCGCTTCAGGGTGCGGTGGATGCCGAGGCAGATGACCACCGTGACGCCCATGATCGCCGGGTAGCCGTACCGCCAGTGCAGCTCCGGCATGTGGTCGAAGTTCATGCCGTACACCCCGCAGACCATCGTCGGCACGGCGATGATCGCGGCCCACGAGGTGATCTTCCGCATGTCCTCGTTCTGCGCCACGGACGCCTGCGCGAGGTTGGCCTGGAGGATGGAGTTGAGCAGCTCGTCGAAGCCGAGGACCTGCTCCTGGACCCGGGCCAGGTGGTCGGCGACGTCCCGGAAGTACTTCTGGATGTCCGGGTCGATCAGCCGCATCGGCCGCTCGCTCAGCAGCTGCATGGGCCGCAGCAGCGGCGACACGGCCCGCTTGAACTCCAGTACCTCGCGCTTGAGTTGGTAGATCCGGCCGGCGTCGGTGCCGCGCGGCGCGCCCTTGCGGCCCGGGGAGAACACCTCGGTCTCGACCTCGTCGATGTCGTCCTGCACGGCGTCGGCGACCGCGATGTACCCGTCGACGACGTGGTCGGCGATGGCGTGCAGCACGGCCGAGGGGCCCTTGGACAGCAGCTCCGGGTCGTCCTGGAGGCGGTGCCTCAGGGCCCGCAGGGAGCCCTGGCCGCCGTGCCGGACGGTGATGAAGAAGTCCCGTCCGGTGAAGCACATGACCTCGCCGGTCTCGACGACCTCGCTGTTGGCGTCGAGCTGGTCGTGCTCCACGTAGTGGATGGTCTTGAAGACCGTGAAGAGGGAGTCGTCGTAGCGCTCCAGCTTGGGCCGCTGGTGGGCCTGGACGGCGTCCTCCACGGCCAGCGGGTGCAGCCCGAACTCACTGGCGATGCCGGAGAATTCGGCCTCGGTCGGCTCGTGCAGGCCGATCCACACGAAGCCGCCGTCGCGGCGCACCAGGCGCACCGCCTCGTGCGGGGTCAGCGGGGTCTCGGTCTCGATGCGGCGGCCGTCGCGGTAGACGGCGCAGTCGACGACGGCGGAGGCCGTCGCGGGGCTGCGGGTGGCGTCGTACGTCCCGCTGCCCTTGCGGAGCGACACGCGGGACGGGCGGACGACGGCGCGCAGGTCGCGGATCATCGACATGGCGGGCTCCTTCGCGGGCGGGCAACGAAAGACGCCGACGTCGGATGGAGCTACCCGGAATGAGGACGTTGTGACTGATGATGTTTGGCACGTCCACAAAGCGGGGAGCACCGCACCGTCGCGGTGGCGCGTCTCGTCACTGATTCAGCTACTGAGGCAGATCAGGCAAAGCGAAACGAAGCGCTCTTCCGCGTGAAGCGAGTGCGAGAGGTGGCGACCAGCCAGAGCCAGAACAGCTACGTCAGCGGCGGGAAGAGCGTGGTGCTACTGCACGGTCGACTTCGGTCCATTGCAGTCCCACCTCCTCCGGCCGGTCCCTCGTAAGGGAGTTCCTTCGGCGTCGGGGCTTGATCGCGACGCTTCTGCGTGCTGCCCCGAACCACCGGGCAAGAGTAGCAGCCGCCCGACGTGTCAAGGCGCTTGTTTGCCCGCTACTGACGAGTTCTATGCTCGCCGCATGGCAGATGTTCTCCCTCTGGTCGAGGCCCGGTTGCGTACGGCGCTGGGCGAACCGGACGCGCGCGCGGCCGTCACCTTCCTGGGCACGGACCGCATCGAGGTGCTCCGCTTCCAGGAGGGCGACCTCGTCCGCTACGCCACGCTCGGCATGTCCGCGCACCCCATGACGGACCCCACGGCCGTGGTCGCCGACCCCGTGAAGGGCCCGCGCGCGGAGCTGGTCCTGTCGGTCCGCGCGGGGCTCGCCGACACCGACAAGGCGCTGCGCCCGCTCGCCGTGCTGGCCGCGTCTCCGCAGGTGGAGGGTCTGGTGGTGGCTCCCGGCGCCTCCCTCGACGTCGGTGAGCCGCTGTGGCCCGGCGCCCCCTTCACCTCTGTCCTGGTCGCCGAGCCGGGCGGCCTCGTCGAGGACCTGGAGCTGGACGAGCCCCTCGACCCCGTGCGGTTCCTGCCGCTGCTGCCGATGACTCCGAACGAGGCCGCCTGGAAGCGCGTGCACGGCGCCCAGGCGCTCCAGGAGAGGTGGCTGAACCAGGGGACGGACCTTCGGGATCCGTCCCGGAAGTCCGTCCCGCTGGAGTGAGGAAGGTCACCAACCCCTGGCCTGAAAAGGTCAGTTGGCGAAGACGGTGACGCTGTCCTCGGTCGCGTGCTGCGTCTCCGGTTCCTCCGCTTCGTGCGTGAGCGCCTTCCGTCGTACGACGACCACGAGCGCGCCCAGCATGGCCGTGACCGCGGCCACCACGAACGGGATGTGGAGGTCGGTCCACTCCTCGATCTTCGGTGCGAAGTACGGGGCGGCGGCCGCCGCGAACCAGCGGACGAAGTTGTAGCCCGCGCTCGCCACCGGCCGGGGCGCGTCCGAGACGCCGAGCGCCAGCTCGGTGTAGACGGTGTTGTTCACGCCGATGAAGGCACCGGACAGGATCGTGCAGACCACGGCCGTGGTGTGGGAGCCGTAGCCGAGCACGAGCACGTCGGCCGCGAGCAGCACCAGGGAGGCGCCGAGCACCTTGAGCGAGCCGAACCGCCGCTGCAGCCGGGGCGCCACGATCACCGAGAAGACGGCGAGCAGCACGCCCCAGGCGAAGAACACCGCACCCGAGCGGTACGGGCTCATGTCCAGCACGAACGGCGTGAAGGCCAGCACGGTGAAGAACGTGTAGTTGTAGAAGAACGCCGAGACCGCGGCGGAGGCGAGCCCGCCGTGGCCGAGGGCCTTGAGCGGGTCCAGCAGCGAGGTCCTGCGGGCCGGCTTGGGCTGCTCCCTCAGGAACGCCGCGATGCACAGGAAGCCGACGGCCATCAGGAACGCCGTGCCGAAGAACGGGTAGCGCCAGCTGGCGTCGCCGAGCAGGGCGCCGAGCAGCGGACCGCACGCCATGCCGAGGCCGAGGGCCGACTCGTAGAGCAGGATCGCCGCGGCGCTGCCGCCGGCCGCCGCGCCGACGATGACCGCGAGGGCCGTGGAGACGAAGAGCGCGTTGCCGAGTCCCCAGCCCGCGCGGAAGCCGACCAGTTCGGCGACCGATCCGGACGTGCCGGCGAGCCCGGCGAAGACGACCACGAACGCGAGCCCGAGCAGGAGGGTCTTCCGGCCGCCGATCCGGCTGGAGATGAAGCCGGTCACCAGCATCGCGACGGCGGTGATGAGGAAGTACGAGGTGAAGAGCAGGGAGACCTGGCCTGCCGTGGCGTGGAGGCCCTGCGCGATGGACGGCAGGATCGGGTCGACGAGTCCGATGCCCATGAAGGCGACGACCGACGCCCCGGCGGTCGCCCAC
This genomic stretch from Streptomyces sp. Go-475 harbors:
- a CDS encoding magnesium and cobalt transport protein CorA — translated: MSMIRDLRAVVRPSRVSLRKGSGTYDATRSPATASAVVDCAVYRDGRRIETETPLTPHEAVRLVRRDGGFVWIGLHEPTEAEFSGIASEFGLHPLAVEDAVQAHQRPKLERYDDSLFTVFKTIHYVEHDQLDANSEVVETGEVMCFTGRDFFITVRHGGQGSLRALRHRLQDDPELLSKGPSAVLHAIADHVVDGYIAVADAVQDDIDEVETEVFSPGRKGAPRGTDAGRIYQLKREVLEFKRAVSPLLRPMQLLSERPMRLIDPDIQKYFRDVADHLARVQEQVLGFDELLNSILQANLAQASVAQNEDMRKITSWAAIIAVPTMVCGVYGMNFDHMPELHWRYGYPAIMGVTVVICLGIHRTLKRNGWL
- a CDS encoding sec-independent translocase; its protein translation is MFNDIGPLELVTLIVLAVLVFGPDKLPKVIQDVTRTIRKIREFSESAKQDIREELGPEFKDFEFEDLNPKTFIRKQLDNDDLGLKEIRNGFDLKKEMAEVTDAVHGRDSDTSSSSSSSSGSSGGRIDMTKKPETPDRDDRPPFDADAT
- a CDS encoding Mrp/NBP35 family ATP-binding protein; this translates as MATEDAVREALATVNDPEIHKPITELGMVKSVEIGADGAVAVTVYLTVSGCPMRDTITQRVTEAVSGVEGVTRVDVTLDVMSDEQRRELATALRGGQTEREVPFAKPGNLTRVYAVASGKGGVGKSSVTVNLAAAMAADGLKVGVVDADIYGHSVPRMLGADGLPTQVENMIMPPSANGVKVISIGMFTPGNTPVVWRGPMLHRALQQFLADVYWGDLDVLLLDLPPGTGDIAISVAQLVPNAEILVVTTPQQAAAEVAERAGSIAVQTHQKIVGVVENMSGLPCPHCGEMVDVFGTGGGQLVAEGLTRTTGANVPVLGSIPIDVRLREGGDEGKPVVLTDPDSPAGSSLRAIAGKLGGRQRGLSGLSLGITPRNKF
- a CDS encoding zf-HC2 domain-containing protein, which encodes MSGSRPKASEGHLAEQHLGDRLSALVDGELGHDARERVLAHVATCAKCKAEVDAQRRLKNVFAEAAPPPPSESFLARLQGLPAGSGPDGDELPPGGGGLPGGLTGRFGSSGAFGMKRGDRFEFGYASSRPHLPVLPSSAGGGRLPGGDRGLPSDPRGLPSGSRGFRIHDVGRHETDRSSSRLRFAFVAAGAVSLAAIALGGVTTGSPTDAEARGGSGTGSNVTPMRPQGGGAATAPESQRRRAVGPLLGQVHGQSALGDTPAAPTEVSAPLLPGVPQPAVRHQVVHALTAPVMAGAAVMSPLIRPLEAAPPAPLHSWAAVPEITAPLLAVPLPDTTASPSPPSSSHTAR
- a CDS encoding trypsin-like peptidase domain-containing protein; this encodes MNEGKPTKAKWWSRPRPQGPSAEPEGTDGPVAADPGAAETREQAAAPAAAADTDGDFELPRPAAPQQDDTGDYELRSPEAPATGETPAGASAAASVVESGVEAGPAAASVGESGTEVAPAAMSVVEAGVEAGSAAASAVESGTEAGSAAAEVGDGVPAPAPAAAAVPVDVGVKPLHDPDPYSTPPYGEPGPWAPAPPVQHPAATPTHGVAMPGQASVPGPPVAPVVPAQSSHVPAALEQAQAQAPAQVPVAPVHADVPPQGPAPDPWQRYDPWAAPAPPGGLAPLQQNGAAVPSTEQRRKRGRKALVGGAVLLALVSGGIGGALGTYLERNGGVGTVELPQAGKESTGRDAGSVAGIAGRALPSVVTLHVSGAGEQGTGTGFVLDTRGHILTNNHVVQPAGSGGEITVTFNGGETAQAELVGRDSGYDLAVVRVKGVRGLTPLPLGNSDNVQVGDPVVAIGAPFDLAGTVTSGIISAKERPITAGGEKGDGSDVSYVDALQTDAPINPGNSGGPLLDAKGRVIGINSAIRSAGSGSDLESGQSGSIGLGFAIPINQGKRVAEELINTGKATHPVIGITLDMDYGGDGARVAAQGSEGGPPVTAGGPGAQAGIKAGDVITEVDGQRVHSGEELIVKTRAHRPGDRLRLTLERGGEERTVSLVLGSSGGD
- a CDS encoding suppressor of fused domain protein, giving the protein MADVLPLVEARLRTALGEPDARAAVTFLGTDRIEVLRFQEGDLVRYATLGMSAHPMTDPTAVVADPVKGPRAELVLSVRAGLADTDKALRPLAVLAASPQVEGLVVAPGASLDVGEPLWPGAPFTSVLVAEPGGLVEDLELDEPLDPVRFLPLLPMTPNEAAWKRVHGAQALQERWLNQGTDLRDPSRKSVPLE
- a CDS encoding DUF1003 domain-containing protein, whose amino-acid sequence is MVPERESLRERTPAGATAASRPRTARLDQPGVPRRRILPEYDPEAFGRLSERIARFLGTGRFLVWMTAAIVLWVAWNTLAPRDLRFDEYPFIFLTLMLSLQASYAAPLILLAQNRQDDRDRVNLEQDRKQNERSIADTEYLTREVAALRIGLGEVATRDWIRSELQDMVKELEERQNGHRHDTVVFPAERSRGRDADDR
- a CDS encoding CBS domain-containing protein, which codes for MAAGAPRIFVSHLSGVAVFDPAGDQVGRVRDLVVMLRVGQKPPRLLGLVVELATRRRIFLPMTRVTAIQSGQVITTGVLNVRRFEQRPTERLVFGELLDRRVTLTETGEEVTVLDLSVHQLPARREWEIDRVFVRKGRKGSAFRRAKGEALTVEWTAVTGFSLEEQGQGAENLLATFEQLRPADLANVLHHLSPKRRAEVAAALDDDRLADVLEELPEDDQIEILGKLKEERAADVLEAMDPDDAADLLGELPTDEQERLLSLMQPGDAADMRRLMSYEDRTAGGLMTTEPIVLRPDSTVADALARIRNPDLSPALAAQVYVCRPPDETPTGKYLGTVHFQRLLREPPPALVSSIVDSDLQPLDPEADLPAIAGFFATYDMVAAPVVDEAGSLLGAVTVDDVLDHMLPQDWRETEFHLDEEEVATDGS